CATTTTTATAAGCTATCTTTTCCATTAAGCCTTCATCATTTAAAGCTATAGCATAATTCTTCTTTATCTCCATTATTATCCCTTTATTCAATTTTTTCACCTACTTTCTGATCCAATTTTTTAAAGCATTAAGGTTTTTATCAATTATAATAACCACAGAAATAATAAATTTTTTACTTCTTTTTATTACCTTTTCTGTAACAGAAAACTTTGCTACTATTCTTGTAATAGGCAATCTCTTCTTCAAATACATAAACGAAGTAAATTCTTCTTCTACACTAATTTGTTCTGCTAACATAATTGCATTTTTTCTTGTAGCTTGTTGTTTGGGAGCCTCATTTACCAAATCTTCAAATGTAAAACCGAACGAACCGATCTCAGTTTTAAGCTTGTTTATTTGTTCTAGTAGTAAACTATTATCTTCTTTAGGCTCAAAATACTCATCTTTTATGTCAACTCCCTTATCTAATAAATCATCAAGAGATGAATGTTGATGCTTATTTTCGCTTTTCAAATAATTTTTAATTCTACTTCCTATAACAAGTTTTGCATATGATAGAAAATGGCCTTTCTCATTATCATATCTTTCAATAGCCTCGTGAAATCCTAGCAATCCAACACTAAGTTCTTCATCATTCTCACAAGATACATATCTTCCAGTTACTTCTGAAATACTTTTAATAATAAAAGGCATATGATTCTCTATAAGTTCATTGATACTTGTGTTCTTATCAACATTTAAATCTATTAAAACACATTCAAGCATTTCATACGCTCCCTTCTCCGGTCATAATAATATACAATATAAATTAATCTTTTTGGTACTTTTTATTGAATTAATGAAAAAGTTTATTCATAATCCTTTATTTAACACTTCCAAATAAAATGGAAACTCAAATTCATTATAACACGTAATAAAAATTTTTTTAAATAAAAAAATAAAAGGAGCTTAGAGACCGGCGAAGGACACTCTAAGCTCCAAATTAGCACTTACGTACCAACTGCTTTTATAGAATAACATAAAAGCTTTCCAATATCAACATAAAAGTTAAATAAATTATATATATTAACACATACCTCCATTATTACTGTTATCTCCGCCACAAGCATTCATATTATTTGAATTTGCTTTTATATTCTTCTGAGAATATTTTTTCATGTAATCAATCATTCTTGATTGTAGCTTATTTAGGCTATTTAAATATTCATAATTATCTGGTTCCAGCTCAACTGATTTTTTTAAGTAATTTAACCCACTTTCAAACCATCCTTTTTGAACAGAAATAAATCCTTGTAAATAATTCCACTCTGATGAATTTGCATTATTAATCAAATTCAATTTAGCTTCAGCTTCTACGAAATTTTTTTTGTCAATTAATTCTCTAATTTCTTTATACAAGTCACCATTTAAAATCTTTTCATATGCAGCACTTATACTTAATATTTTTTGCCTTGTTGTTTCATCTTGATTCTCTGAATATTCTTCAATCATAGATTTAAATTTATCTCTTATTTCGTCCTGTGACGCAGTTTCATCGATATCTAAAACTTTATATGGATCCAATACCACCACACCTCAAAATATATTTTTCCATTATTAAATATATTTATAAAAGTTCTTAATATTCTAATACCTCTAGATAATTTATTAATACACATATCAAAATATATCAAAGCATATAATGATTTAAAGCAAATTTTATAAAAAGTATTTCTTAAGAATTACAGATCGTATACTTTCATATTTTATATAAGACGGAAGTTCTTTCTTTAATACATTTATCTTTTCATACCCATGCTTTTCACATGCAGCAGAAATTAATTTTGCATCTTCTTCACTATAAAATTCATCAAGATCAATTTCAAAAATATTTTCTCCAAATTGTCTAATATAATCTGTAACATATCCTAAAACAGTAGAAATTGATAATTCAAGTTTCTCTGATACTTTATGAATATTAATTTTTTCTCTAAGCATATCAATAGCAATTTGATTATTTTCTCTTTGTTCTCCATCAATTATGACTTTTCTTCGTTTTCTTTCCATCCAATCTACCTGAATATGATTTTCATCGATATAATCTTTAACAATTTTTATAATACTATCTCCATATTCACTTATTTTTTTAGGACCCATTCCACTTATATCTTTTAATTTTTCAAGGCTATCAGGATATCTACCACTAATTTCTTTCAACGTATTCATAGTAATTATTGCTTGAGGTAAAACACCTTCTTTTTTTGCTAGTTGTTTTCTCAAGATATCTAATTTATTATATAGAGTTAAATCTGTAGTCACCACCAACTTTAACTCCTCATCATTTACTTCGTCAGTATTTGACTTTTCTTCTTCAACATTATTATCAGGTATTTCAATATTATGTTCTTTTACAAATGCTATTATAACATCTTCGAAAGCTTTTCCATATTTGCTATATTTAACTTCCCCAACTCCAGAAATATTAAGCATTGCACTTCTATTAACAGGAAATTTAGATGCCATTTCTTTTAAGGTTATATCACCAAATATAACATATGGCGGAACATTATTTTCACTTGCTAAATCATGTCGTATTCTTCTAAGAATTTCAAATAATTCGTTATCTTCCTTAACTTTTTGTTCAACCTTAAATTCTTTTAATTCAACTTTTTCTTGTGAAGTTAACACCATTCGGGATTTTTCATTTAAACTTAACACTGGATAAGTTCCCTCAATTACATTTATGTAGCCATGAGAAATTAAAGTATTAATAAAAGTCTTAAGCTGATCTGAAGAATACTCTTTCATCAAGCCATAAGTTGATAATTCATGAAAATTAAATTGAATAACCTTTTTATTTTTAGAGCCTCTAAGTACATCAACTAGCATTCCAATACCAAATTTTGTTTTCATTCTATAAATGCATGATAGTACTTTTTGCGCTTCGATAGTTTTATCCACAAGTTCGCCTTCACTTAAGCAATTGCTGCATTTATTACATTCTCCTGCATGGGTTTCGCCAAAATACTCAAGAATATATTTTCTATAACAATCATTGCTATAAACAAAATCCATCATTTGTTGTAGTTTTTTATATTGATTATTCTTTCTATCAATATTTTCTATTGAATTCTCAATTAAGTATTTTTGAACTTGAACATCTTGAGGTGAAAATAATAATATGCATTCACTCTCACCACCATCTCTTCCAGCCCTCCCTATTTCTTGATAGTAACTTTCTATATTCTTTGGCATATTATAATGAACTACATATCTTATGTTTGGTTTATCTATTCCCATTCCAAATGCATTTGTTGCTACCATAATATTTGCTTGGTCATAAATAAAATTCTCTTGATTTTCTTTTCTTGTATTTTCTGACAATCCAGCATGATAATGAGCGACTTTGTATCCTTTAGCATTTAGCATTTCATAGACTAAATCAACTTCTTTTCTTGTTGCCGCGTATATTATCCCTGAAACTTCTTTATTATTCTCTATATATTTGAATAGATACTCTTTCTTATTTCCGTTTTTAACTACGTTTATAAGCAAATTTTCTCTGTCAAAACCTGTTATAAAAACTTTTGGATTCTTCAATTTAAGAAGATTAATAATATCTTCTCTAACTTCTTCAGATGCTGTTGCGGTAAACGCTGTTACAATTGGCCTATTTTGAAGCAAGTTTATAAAATCTGATATTTTTCTATAACTACTCCTAAAGTCATGTCCCCATTGAGAAATACAGTGAGCCTCATCAACAGCAATTTGTGATATACAGCATTTTGATATTACATTAAGAAA
The window above is part of the Clostridium saccharoperbutylacetonicum N1-4(HMT) genome. Proteins encoded here:
- the sigI gene encoding RNA polymerase sigma factor SigI, which codes for MLECVLIDLNVDKNTSINELIENHMPFIIKSISEVTGRYVSCENDEELSVGLLGFHEAIERYDNEKGHFLSYAKLVIGSRIKNYLKSENKHQHSSLDDLLDKGVDIKDEYFEPKEDNSLLLEQINKLKTEIGSFGFTFEDLVNEAPKQQATRKNAIMLAEQISVEEEFTSFMYLKKRLPITRIVAKFSVTEKVIKRSKKFIISVVIIIDKNLNALKNWIRK
- a CDS encoding molecular chaperone DnaJ, which encodes MDPYKVLDIDETASQDEIRDKFKSMIEEYSENQDETTRQKILSISAAYEKILNGDLYKEIRELIDKKNFVEAEAKLNLINNANSSEWNYLQGFISVQKGWFESGLNYLKKSVELEPDNYEYLNSLNKLQSRMIDYMKKYSQKNIKANSNNMNACGGDNSNNGGMC
- the recQ gene encoding DNA helicase RecQ, whose product is MNDLALAHEALEKYYGYKTFRKGQEDIINKIINGEDVLAIMPTGGGKSICYQIPALILEGITVVISPLISLMKDQVDTLKDMGINGALINSTLSSVEENQVIEQLQDGEIKILYIAPERLESFEFLNVISKCCISQIAVDEAHCISQWGHDFRSSYRKISDFINLLQNRPIVTAFTATASEEVREDIINLLKLKNPKVFITGFDRENLLINVVKNGNKKEYLFKYIENNKEVSGIIYAATRKEVDLVYEMLNAKGYKVAHYHAGLSENTRKENQENFIYDQANIMVATNAFGMGIDKPNIRYVVHYNMPKNIESYYQEIGRAGRDGGESECILLFSPQDVQVQKYLIENSIENIDRKNNQYKKLQQMMDFVYSNDCYRKYILEYFGETHAGECNKCSNCLSEGELVDKTIEAQKVLSCIYRMKTKFGIGMLVDVLRGSKNKKVIQFNFHELSTYGLMKEYSSDQLKTFINTLISHGYINVIEGTYPVLSLNEKSRMVLTSQEKVELKEFKVEQKVKEDNELFEILRRIRHDLASENNVPPYVIFGDITLKEMASKFPVNRSAMLNISGVGEVKYSKYGKAFEDVIIAFVKEHNIEIPDNNVEEEKSNTDEVNDEELKLVVTTDLTLYNKLDILRKQLAKKEGVLPQAIITMNTLKEISGRYPDSLEKLKDISGMGPKKISEYGDSIIKIVKDYIDENHIQVDWMERKRRKVIIDGEQRENNQIAIDMLREKINIHKVSEKLELSISTVLGYVTDYIRQFGENIFEIDLDEFYSEEDAKLISAACEKHGYEKINVLKKELPSYIKYESIRSVILKKYFL